Proteins found in one Muntiacus reevesi chromosome 2, mMunRee1.1, whole genome shotgun sequence genomic segment:
- the ECH1 gene encoding delta(3,5)-Delta(2,4)-dienoyl-CoA isomerase, mitochondrial: MKAAFAAFRQFGDLLTRRLTASTNLGLNLRPVSAFAQEEASKAAPEEAPGHSYESLQVTAAQKHILHVQLNRPEKRNAMNKAFWREMVVCFNKIAEDADCRAVVISAAGKMFTSGIDLADMASDLLQPPSDDTARISWYLHSLLTRYQETFSVIEKCPKPVIAAIHGGCIGGGVDLITACDIRYGTRDSFFQVKEVDIGLAADVGTLQRLPKVIGNQSLVNELAYTARKMMADEALESGLVSRLFPDKESMLDAAFTLAAEISSKSPVAVQGTKINLIYSRDHSVRESLNYMKSWNMSMLQTKDIMKSVQAAIEKKDLKTVTFSKL; encoded by the exons ATGAAGGCAGCGTTTGCGGCTTTTCGGCAATTCGGCGACTTGCTTACCCGGC GATTGACAGCCTCCACCAACCTGGGTCTCAACCTTCGCCCAGTGAGTGCCTTTGCACAAGAGGAAGCCTCCAAAGCAGCCCCAGAGGAAGCCCCAGGCCACAGCTATGAGTCCCTTCAGGTGACAGCTGCCCAGAAACACATTCTGCATGTGCAACTAAACCGGCCTGAGAAGAGAAACGCCATGAACAAGGCCTTTTGGAG aGAGATGGTGGTATGCTTCAACAAGATTGCAGAAGATGCTGACTGTCGTGCGGTGGTGATCTCTGCTGCAGGAAAAATGTTCACTTCAG ggatcgaccTCGCGGACATGGCTTCAGACCTCCTTCAGCCCCCAAGTGACGACACGGCTCGCATCAGCTGGTACCTCCATAGCCTCCTCACCAGATACCAAGAGACCTTCAGTGTCATCGAGAAG TGCCCTAAGCCGGTGATCGCCGCCATCCATGGAGGCTGCATTGGTGGAG GAGTGGATCTCATCACTGCCTGTGACATCCGATACGGTACCCGGGATTCTTTCTTCCAAGTGAAG GAGGTGGACATAGGTTTGGCGGCAGATGTGGGAACCCTGCAGCGACTGCCCAAAGTCATCGGGAATCAGAG CCTCGTCAACGAGCTGGCCTACACTGCCCGCAAGATGATGGCTGACGAGGCCCTGGAGAGTGGACTGGTCAG CCGTCTTTTCCCAGACAAGGAGAGCATGCTTGATGCAGCTTTCACCTTGGCAGCTGAGATTTCCAGCAAGAGCCCCGTGGCGGTGCAGGGCACAAAAATCAACCTGATCTACTCCCGCGACCATTCGGTGAGGGAGAGCCTCAACTACATG AAATCCTGGAACATGAGCATGCTACAAACAAAGGACATCATGAAGTCTGTCCAGGCCGCAATAGAGAAGAAGGATCTGAAGACCGTCACCTTCTCCAAGCTCTGA